From Vulpes vulpes isolate BD-2025 chromosome 7, VulVul3, whole genome shotgun sequence, one genomic window encodes:
- the FEZF1 gene encoding fez family zinc finger protein 1, translating to MDGRRPDAAAGMRAGPAGAAKPLAFSIERIMARTPEPRALPAPPLLPAAAPKPDAKPPLQLGPPVPCMIPFVPVAYDAGPKGAPSGPEPRKAGPEAPAAPAPPAPPAPPALRCGDLLHCALSLKGDLARDALPLPPYRLVRPRVVNHSSFHAMGALCYLNRGDGPCPPAAGLNIHPVASYFLGSPLHAPPRTYLAERNKPGAPAADKFPAALAFKDLSQAQLQHYVKESAQLLSEKVAFRAAELSRASPHAKPKVFTCEVCGKVFNAHYNLTRHMPVHTGARPFVCKVCGKGFRQASTLCRHKIIHTQEKPHKCNQCGKAFNRSSTLNTHTRIHAGYKPFVCEFCGKGFHQKGNYKNHKLTHSGEKQFKCNICNKAFHQVYNLTFHMHTHNDKKPFTCPTCGKGFCRNFDLKKHVRKLHDSSLGLARTSAGEPGANPSSPLQQMPPATLPPPLPPLPPPGPLQPGLHPAHQ from the exons atGGACGGCCGCCGGCCCGACGCGGCGGCGGGGATGCGCGCGGGCCCCGCGGGCGCCGCCAAGCCCTTGGCCTTCTCCATCGAGCGCATCATGGCGCGCACGCCCGAGCCCCGGGCCCTGCCCGCGCCGCCGCTGCTGCCCGCCGCGGCGCCCAAGCCGGACGCCAAGCCCCCGCTGCAGCTCGGCCCGCCCGTGCCCTGCATGATCCCCTTCGTGCCCGTGGCCTACGACGCGGGCCCCAAGGGCGCGCCCAGCGGCCCCGAGCCGCGCAAGGCCGGCCCCGaggcccccgccgcgcccgcgccccccgcgccccccgcgccccccgcgctccGCTGCGGCGACCTGCTGCACTGCGCGCTGAGCCTCAAGGGCGACCTGGCCCGCGACGCGCTGCCGCTGCCGCCCTACAGGCTGGTGCGGCCGCGCGTGGTCAACCACTCGTCGTTCCACGCCATGGGCGCGCTCTGCTACCTGAACCGCGGCGACGGCCCGtgcccgcccgccgccggccTCAACATCCACCCGGTGGCCTCCTACTTCCTGGGCTCCCCGCTGCACGCCCCGCCCAGGACCTACCTGGCCGAGAGGAACAAGCCGGGGGCCCCGGCGGCCGACAAGTTCCCCGCGGCGCTGGCCTTCAAGGACCTGTCGCAGGCCCAGCTGCAGCACTACGTGAAGGAGAGCGCGCAGCTGCTGTCGGAGAAGGTGGCCTTCAGGGCCGCCGAGCTCAGCCGCGCCTCGCCCCACGCCAAGCCCAAGGTCTTCACCTGCGAAGTGTGCGGCAAG GTCTTTAACGCACACTATAACTTAACCCGTCACATGCCAGTGCACACAGGAGCCAGACCCTTCGTTTGCAAAGTGTGTGGAAAGGGCTTCCGGCAGGCCAGCACCCTGTGCAGGCACAAGATCATCCACACCCAG GAAAAACCTCACAAATGTAACCAGTGCGGCAAAGCATTTAACAGAAGTTCCACTTTAAACACACATACCCGAATACACGCAGGCTACAAACCGTTTGTGTGTGAATTCTGTGGCAAAGGATTTCATCAAAAAG GGAATTACAAAAACCACAAGCTGACCCACAGCGGGGAGAAGCAGTTCAAGTGCAATATCTGCAACAAGGCCTTCCACCAGGTTTACAACCTCACCTTCCACATGCACACTCACAACGACAAGAAGCCCTTCACCTGCCCCACGTGTGGCAAGGGCTTCTGCAGGAACTTTGACCTCAAGAAGCACGTCCGCAAGCTGCACGACAGCAGCCTGGGGCTGGCCCGCACCTCAGCCGGGGAGCCCGGCGCCAACCCCTCGTCCCCTCTGCAGCAGATGCCGCCCGCGAccctgccgccgccgctgccgccgctgccgcccCCTGGGCCCCTGCAGCCTGGCCTCCACCCGGCCCATCAGTGA
- the LOC112910609 gene encoding uncharacterized protein — MAGPGGGRAAPRGLTEPHRSSPSAPGDVVRHHRVRGGRARGPARAARTQARPLLRRPSRDTREVTGPARAPPRLLPGAGVRGSPGLRGTPGPCPPPGPAPPRRPAGSPRAREAGDGAPWAASSGPHPRAGRPRPCGAGGPGWGRQAGPQREAGPGPGPGPGPGGSSGLSNIATLASSSGGLHGSRVRLRFSEQYFRVKSAPERGWGAPGQLSGAGGNSASHRPDAGLGAEPPAPAPACSRHPLHPLQPGPPAPAPLAPLAACAPCTCTPCTCTPCSLRPLHLHPLHLHPDLVAEELRRQRPHVSGSLRSRLK; from the exons atggcggggccgggcgggggccgcgctGCGCCTCGCGGCCTCACGgagccgc ATCGATCCTCTCCCTCGGCTCCGGGTGACGTCGTCCGCCATCACCGCGTGCGCGGAGGGAGGGCGCGGGGCCCGGCGCGGGCGGCCCGGACGCAGGCGCGGCCCCTCCTCCGCCGGCCGTCGAGGGACACGCGGGAGGTGACCGGCCCCGCGCGCGCTCCGCCGCGCCTGCTCCCGGGCGCCGGGGTACGGGGCTCGCCCGGCCTCCGCGGgacccccggcccctgccccccgcccggccccgccccgccccgacgCCCCGCCGGGAGCCCGCGCGCACGTGAGGCCGGGGACGGGGCGCCCTGGGCCGCCAGCTCCGGGCCGCATCCTCGGGCGGGGAGGCCGCGACCCTGCGGGGCAGGCGGCCCGGGATGGGGGCGCCAGGCAGGGCCGCAGCGGGAGGctggacccggacccggacccggacccggacccggag GATCTTCCGGCCTCTCCAACATCGCGACCCTTGCCTCTTCATCAGGAG GGCTCCACGGCAGCCGAGTGAGGCTACGGTTCTCAGAACAGTATTTTCGTGTTAAATCGGCTCCAGAGCGTGGCTGGGGAGCCCCAGGGCAGCTGTCCGGTGCAGGCGGCAACTCTGCTTCCCACCGCCCTGACGCTGGCCTGGGAGCTGAgccccctgcacctgcacctgcctgcagccggcaccccctgcaccccctgcagcctgggccccctgcacctgcaccccttGCACCCCTTGCAGCCTGCgccccctgcacctgcaccccgtgcacctgcaccccctgcagcctgcgccccctgcacctgcaccccctgcacctgcacccggACCTGGTGGCGGAGGAGCTGCGCCGCCAGCGACCCCATGTCTCCGGCTCGCTCAGGAGCCGCCTGAAGTGA